In one window of Sulfurihydrogenibium subterraneum DSM 15120 DNA:
- a CDS encoding nucleotidyltransferase domain-containing protein, translated as MTTQPKLRLSNEEIQVIKTIIKKYDPNAKIFIFGSRTDLNKKGGDIDILVISNSIDYKQRRKIKVDLLLTLGDRKVDLIITENPEKTEFTKLAYKYGVEI; from the coding sequence ATGACTACACAACCTAAACTCAGACTTTCTAATGAAGAGATACAAGTTATAAAAACGATTATAAAAAAATACGACCCAAACGCAAAGATATTTATATTTGGAAGTAGGACAGATTTAAACAAAAAGGGTGGAGATATAGATATACTCGTAATATCTAATAGTATAGATTATAAACAGAGAAGAAAAATAAAGGTGGACTTACTACTTACTCTGGGAGATAGAAAAGTAGACCTAATAATCACTGAAAACCCTGAAAAAACAGAGTTTACAAAGTTAGCTTATAAATATGGAGTAGAAATATGA